The DNA sequence CCATCTCTCGGAAGCTCCTGCGAATCCTCAACAGGCAGGCGCAAATCGAGGAGATCCGCATTCGTTTTGATGAAGGTGTGGAACTTACTCCCAAGGAGATCCATACCGTCCAGGCGATTGGTGAGCCTAAGCAAATCAACCTTACAGATTTGGCAGTTCATTTCGGGGTCACCAAGAGCGCGGCTTCACAGATTGTGGCGAAACTGGCAGAGAAAGGCTTTGTGCGAAAGCGTCATGCCGCCCACAGCAACAAGGAGTTAGACCTGTCCCTCA is a window from the Desulfobacca acetoxidans DSM 11109 genome containing:
- a CDS encoding MarR family winged helix-turn-helix transcriptional regulator, whose amino-acid sequence is METKEDFIVAISRKLLRILNRQAQIEEIRIRFDEGVELTPKEIHTVQAIGEPKQINLTDLAVHFGVTKSAASQIVAKLAEKGFVRKRHAAHSNKELDLSLTELGWRAFHAHERFHGKHFAELVNRLSAFSLSQIATTSVLLDVIESVLEERLVRILHE